In Geminocystis sp. M7585_C2015_104, one DNA window encodes the following:
- the rpmE gene encoding 50S ribosomal protein L31 yields the protein MPKEGIHPQWYPDARVFCEGKEVMRVGSTKPEIHVEVWSGNHPFYTGTQKIIDTEGRVDRFLRKYGILGKDNKDKEKDKKE from the coding sequence ATGCCTAAAGAAGGAATCCATCCCCAATGGTATCCCGATGCTAGAGTATTCTGTGAAGGTAAAGAAGTAATGCGTGTCGGTTCCACCAAACCGGAAATCCATGTGGAGGTTTGGTCCGGTAACCACCCCTTCTACACTGGCACTCAGAAAATCATTGACACCGAGGGAAGAGTTGACCGTTTCCTCCGCAAGTACGGTATCCTCGGTAAGGACAATAAGGACAAGGAGAAAGATAAGAAGGAATAG
- the rpsI gene encoding 30S ribosomal protein S9: MSNEVVYMGTGRRKTAVARVRLVPGNGKVTINNRPAEEYFQNIPGYVQNIKAPLETLGLESEYDIIVKAHGGGLTGQADAVKLGVARALCQIDPEYRQPLKAEGYLTRDPRAKERKKYGLKKARKAPQYSKR; this comes from the coding sequence ATGTCTAACGAGGTAGTGTACATGGGCACTGGCCGTCGCAAGACTGCCGTCGCCAGAGTCCGTCTGGTGCCCGGGAATGGCAAGGTGACCATCAATAATCGCCCGGCAGAGGAGTATTTTCAAAACATCCCCGGTTACGTTCAAAATATAAAGGCCCCCCTCGAAACCTTGGGCTTGGAATCCGAATATGACATTATCGTCAAGGCCCATGGCGGGGGTTTGACGGGGCAAGCCGATGCCGTTAAACTGGGTGTGGCCAGAGCCCTTTGTCAAATAGACCCAGAATACCGTCAACCCCTAAAAGCAGAGGGTTACCTAACCCGTGATCCCCGTGCCAAAGAGCGTAAGAAATACGGTTTGAAGAAGGCTCGTAAGGCTCCTCAATACTCTAAACGTTAA
- the rplM gene encoding 50S ribosomal protein L13, whose translation MNKTVVPSLDSIEKKWYVVDAAGMRLGRLASEIAKILRGKNKPIYTPHLDTGDYVIVVNAEKVVVTGKKPQQKLYRRHSGRPGGMKVESFAHLQKRIPERIIELAVKGMLPKNRLGRRLFTKLKVYAGPNHPHQAQKPEVLKIDTNTGGN comes from the coding sequence ATGAATAAGACTGTAGTTCCATCCCTAGACAGTATAGAAAAAAAATGGTATGTGGTGGACGCCGCCGGAATGCGTCTTGGCAGACTTGCCTCCGAGATTGCTAAAATCCTTAGGGGCAAGAATAAGCCTATTTATACCCCACACCTAGATACTGGTGACTATGTCATCGTAGTCAATGCGGAAAAAGTAGTAGTCACCGGTAAAAAACCCCAGCAAAAACTATATCGTCGTCACTCCGGACGCCCTGGTGGCATGAAGGTGGAATCTTTTGCCCACCTGCAAAAACGCATCCCCGAAAGAATCATTGAATTGGCCGTCAAGGGAATGTTGCCCAAAAATAGACTTGGCAGAAGACTGTTTACAAAACTTAAAGTGTATGCCGGACCTAACCACCCCCACCAGGCACAAAAACCAGAAGTGTTGAAGATTGATACTAACACAGGAGGTAATTAG
- the truA gene encoding tRNA pseudouridine(38-40) synthase TruA: MRDNPQKRIALLIQYLGTHFHGWQKQPGCRCVQEEMEKAIAQVVGHPVNLVGAGRTDAGVHAAGQVAHFDVSSSIPPEAWAKVLKEYLPDDVLVLASAEVPPHWHACFSASYRRYRYTIYTGKFPNIFLNPFTWHYYYRPLDEHLMQQALEPMLGLHDFSAFRRAGSPRTHSMLEVQQVHCERYGEDLINIEIQASGFLYGMVRLMVGMLVEVGAGKKSLSEFYDIWKNGRRDMVKYSAPAKGLCLLKVGYPQMPFSHQTYDNALLSFNSLFTFS; the protein is encoded by the coding sequence ATAGCCCTCCTTATTCAGTACTTGGGAACACACTTCCACGGTTGGCAAAAACAACCGGGGTGTAGATGTGTCCAGGAGGAAATGGAAAAGGCCATCGCCCAAGTGGTAGGCCATCCGGTGAACTTGGTGGGCGCGGGAAGAACCGATGCGGGAGTACATGCCGCTGGCCAAGTGGCCCATTTTGATGTGTCCTCTAGCATTCCCCCAGAGGCTTGGGCCAAGGTGCTGAAAGAGTATCTTCCAGATGACGTGCTCGTCTTAGCCTCGGCAGAAGTCCCCCCCCACTGGCATGCCTGTTTCTCCGCCTCCTACCGTCGTTATCGTTATACTATATACACAGGCAAATTCCCTAATATTTTCCTAAACCCCTTTACCTGGCACTACTATTATAGGCCACTGGATGAACACCTCATGCAGCAGGCACTGGAGCCCATGTTAGGTCTCCACGATTTCTCCGCCTTCCGTAGGGCAGGTTCCCCTCGCACCCACTCCATGCTGGAGGTGCAACAGGTGCACTGTGAAAGATATGGGGAGGACTTGATCAACATCGAGATTCAGGCCAGTGGCTTTTTGTATGGCATGGTAAGACTAATGGTGGGGATGCTAGTGGAAGTGGGGGCGGGCAAAAAATCCCTCTCGGAATTTTACGATATTTGGAAAAACGGCCGTCGGGATATGGTCAAATACTCCGCCCCCGCCAAGGGATTATGTCTGTTAAAAGTAGGTTACCCACAAATGCCCTTTTCTCACCAAACCTATGACAACGCCTTGCTTTCCTTTAATAGTCTTTTTACATTCAGTTGA